The nucleotide sequence ATTGAAAATATTCATCGAAGGATTCTAAAAGATGATGTTGAAAAGGGCAAGATAATTCAAGTAGCAGCAGACGAGGTTTCCTCTGCAATTACATCATCAACAGTAACCACTGTAGCGGTATTCTTACCACTAGCTATGATAAGCGGAATGGTTGGAAAAGTATTTGTGCCTTTTGCGGTAACAGTAGTAATATGTATTTTAGCTTCACTTTTAGTTGCAGTAACAGTAGTTCCTGTAATGAGCAGACTTATGATATTAAATGAAAAACCGAAGCCTGAAAAAGGTGAAGGAGCTATAGTAGGTTTCTACAAGAAAGTTCTTAATGGAGCACTTAATCATAGAGCAGCAGTTATGGGAGTTTCAGTAGTTTTATTTGTACTATCGCTTTTCCTCATTAAAGGTATAGGTATTCAATTTTTACCTTCTAGTTCATCAAATGTGTTAAATGGAACAATAACTACAGCACCAGGAACTTCCGCAGAAAAAACTAATGAAGAAGCTTTAAAATTCGAGAAATATCTTTTAAATAGAAGTGATGTAAAAACAGTGGTAAGTTCAATTGGTGATAATAGTTCAAGTTCATCCTCTGCAATGTCTATGCAGGGAGGAAATTCTGGTAAGATAACTATAGTTCTTAAAGACGGAGTTAATAACGATAAATCAGCAGATGAAATTATAAAAAAAGCTACAGATATGTCAAGCAAAAATACTAAATTTGCTGTTACAGTTCAAAGCTTTACAAGTGGCAGTAAGGATAATGTTGAAATAGTTGTAAACGGAAATAACATGAAGGATATAACAGCGGCAGCAAGTAAGGCAACAGAAGCTCTTAAAGGAGTAAAAGAACTTACAAATGTAAACAATACGCTTTCAAGCAAAAAACCAGAAATTTCAGTTGCAATAGATAGCGCAAAAGCAGCAAATGAAGGGCTATCTCCAATGATTGCAGCAGGAATGGTTCAGGGTATCATGAACTACAATAATGTTACTACAATACAATCAGGAAAAAATAATGTAAATGTGTATTTGGGATATGACAATAAGGACATTAATTCCCTAGATAAGGTTAAAACAATACAACTTCAAGGAGCATCTGGAAGCTTTAATTTAAGCGATATAGCAGATGTTCAGGTTGCAGATGGACCTGTAAGCGTAGAGGAGCTTAACGGAAACCAATATGCATCAATTACAGCAGATGTAAAAACAAAGGATACTCAAACAGCATCTAAAAATGCGATGGAAAAAATAAAATCAATTAAGGGAATTCCAAACGGGGTTACTTTTACCCAGAACGGAAGTGCTAAGAGCATAAGTGATAGTTTCTCACAAATGGGAATGGCAATGCTTGTGGCTGTGTTTATGGTTTATATAGTAATGGTACTTGCCTTTGGAGAACCTAAAGCACCATTTGCAATATTATTCTCACTACCATTTGCAGCTATCGGAGCAATAGTAGCTTTATTTATAACAAGACAACCTTTGGGTATTCCAGGGCTTATAGGAATGCTTATGCTCATAGGAATAGTGGTAACCAATGCTATAGTTCTGTTAGATAGGGTGCAGAGCAATAGGAAAAAAGGGATGCTGGTACGTGAGGCACTTATTGAAGCAGGAGCTATAAGAATGAGACCTATATTTATGACAGCAATAGCAACAGTAATGGCACTTACACCTCTTGCGGCAGGTTTCTCAGAGGGAGCAGTAATTTCACAAGGTCTTGGTATAGTAGTTATAGGAGGTCTTGTGGTATCCACAATACTTACACTTATAATAGTTCCAGTAATGTATAGTGTTCTTGAAAGAGATTAATCTAAATTAATTTTTAATATTGAAACAGCAGGCTGTAGCTAATAGCCTGCTGTTTTGATTTGTATAATTATAGTAAGGATAATGAAACTAAATTTTTAAACACAAATATTTCTATATGTTTATTGGGAAAATAGAAATATACATTAAAAAATCAAATGAAATATATGCTAAAAACTTGTTTGAGTATATAATAGAGACAATAAAGATCATATTCATTATAAGAACTGCAATTGGAGGAAGCTATGTATAAAATTTTAATTATAGAAGATGATAAAAAGCTTGCTGAATTTACAGAGGAGTATCTTAAACGGTATAACTATGAGGTTTTTAAAATATTTGATTTCAAGAAGGTTGAGGAAGAATTTGAAAAAATAAATCCAGAGCTTGTGCTTCTAGATGTTAACTTACCTTACTATGATGGTTTTAATTTGTGTAGAATATTTAGAAGAAAATCAAAAGCACCAATAATATTTATGTCAGCTAGAAGCAGTGAAATTGAGCAAATAAGAGGTCTTGAGATGGGTGCAGACGATTATATAACAAAGCCTTTTAGTTTTGAATTACTTTTGGCAAAGGTTCAGGCATCTATTAGAAGAACCTATGGAGAGTACTCTGAAGATAACTCTGAGGTTTTAACAGTTAGTGGTATTATAGTAGATAAAAACACCTTTAAGATGACCTACAAAGATAAAGAGGTAGAGCTTACAAAAAATGAACTTAAGCTTATAACTAAGCTCTTAAAAAATATAAACAAGGTTGTTACAAGGGAGGAGCTTTTAGAAGAATTATGGGATGAATCTTCCTTTGTGGATGATAATACTCTAACTGTAAATGTAACAAGAATAAAGAATAAACTAAGTGAAGTTGGGATAAAAAATGTTGTTAAAAATAAAAGGGGCATTGGATATTACTTAGACTTTAAGGGGTAAAGACTATATTGTGTTAGGGGTTTTTTTATGTACAAAAAGATTATTAAGAATTTTATGAAGGAAAAGCTTTCATATAGTATAAGTTTTTTTTTAAGTTCAGGAATTATACTTTTTTATTTTTACGTTTCTAAGAACATAACAGATGTGGTTTATCCAATTTTTATGGTGGTTTCTATATATATTATTTTTATAGTTACCGAATGGTTTAAATATTACAGATTTAATGCTAACTTAACCAGGGGAATAGAAAGAGAGTACTATGATTTAGAATCAGTGACTCCTGAGCAAAGGATGGCACAAGAAGCTATTCTTAAAATACATAAAAATTATGCGGCTAAAATAAGTGAGATAGATTATA is from Clostridium acetobutylicum ATCC 824 and encodes:
- a CDS encoding efflux RND transporter permease subunit, producing the protein MNRLTKFSLKNMFVIFLIIILITVGGLYSTKTINMESMPNINIPVVTAVTVYPGASPEQVASDISRPVQKAISGIQGIQDVKTTSNENVSVVVAQFDYSADMDKAQKNVEDAVNKIKFPESAKKSTISRISMGSAPIMTYSINSTKSIDELTKIVNDKIEPKLSGISGVSSVEMQGTSNDDIYVKVDNDKLKNNGLTLSDVKTALQGNNISIPAGSVNVGDSTLPIEMTKKLYTTADIEAMPIAVIPNQTKVVGEAFQQVQGGMTQLGQAVGQLGQNMGQLGQAVGQMGQGMGQMGQMVGGNTQSIAILNQMQKAQSQILLEQEVLTNPTSSAQDKTKAQATITAAQGMLQQAQAQLDKLMGAQIESSKALSSSAGSLKTAAPSQGTAKSSSAPSLGSSSSSSSSNASQIKVVYLKDVATVTRGSADKSYFIRSNSKNSIILNIYKTDDGNTVNVAKDVASALEDLQKSNNGIKFNKISDSSKYVKDSVNGMVREGVLGALFAIVVIAFFLKNIKATIIAVVSIPLSILIALILLPRFGITLNIMSLSGMAVAVGRIVDDSIVVIENIHRRILKDDVEKGKIIQVAADEVSSAITSSTVTTVAVFLPLAMISGMVGKVFVPFAVTVVICILASLLVAVTVVPVMSRLMILNEKPKPEKGEGAIVGFYKKVLNGALNHRAAVMGVSVVLFVLSLFLIKGIGIQFLPSSSSNVLNGTITTAPGTSAEKTNEEALKFEKYLLNRSDVKTVVSSIGDNSSSSSSAMSMQGGNSGKITIVLKDGVNNDKSADEIIKKATDMSSKNTKFAVTVQSFTSGSKDNVEIVVNGNNMKDITAAASKATEALKGVKELTNVNNTLSSKKPEISVAIDSAKAANEGLSPMIAAGMVQGIMNYNNVTTIQSGKNNVNVYLGYDNKDINSLDKVKTIQLQGASGSFNLSDIADVQVADGPVSVEELNGNQYASITADVKTKDTQTASKNAMEKIKSIKGIPNGVTFTQNGSAKSISDSFSQMGMAMLVAVFMVYIVMVLAFGEPKAPFAILFSLPFAAIGAIVALFITRQPLGIPGLIGMLMLIGIVVTNAIVLLDRVQSNRKKGMLVREALIEAGAIRMRPIFMTAIATVMALTPLAAGFSEGAVISQGLGIVVIGGLVVSTILTLIIVPVMYSVLERD
- a CDS encoding response regulator transcription factor, coding for MYKILIIEDDKKLAEFTEEYLKRYNYEVFKIFDFKKVEEEFEKINPELVLLDVNLPYYDGFNLCRIFRRKSKAPIIFMSARSSEIEQIRGLEMGADDYITKPFSFELLLAKVQASIRRTYGEYSEDNSEVLTVSGIIVDKNTFKMTYKDKEVELTKNELKLITKLLKNINKVVTREELLEELWDESSFVDDNTLTVNVTRIKNKLSEVGIKNVVKNKRGIGYYLDFKG